Proteins encoded by one window of Bacillus rossius redtenbacheri isolate Brsri chromosome 3, Brsri_v3, whole genome shotgun sequence:
- the LOC134530123 gene encoding uncharacterized protein LOC134530123 isoform X2: MATVPALSSPFQQRDVAEWSRLDRLTGVLERARRETDHWKASRGGHTGNYNKVVDCRARNAADGSLQQRHKKQLEVFQAQGPGGSLQVIRTQSVTSTSSGKASPWLSPAFDNLQLTLNPLDLSSQKTKASVGRSGSIGGRRPPSRPRSLVDRAIDEETGARLSEVSRLCQQIHEDSGSFRRSVSERRSYRSSGSTGSFNGHEAVGRKKSSSTEDLPEEVDEWRRSSKVRRSLQLSPRSSVAAEDLPPKGSVQKLKQELEGRRRLDIKSLRGHEAFENVLKRGEDIINSEALGFRVVGEKHEDAAPKKNKRNSFVTVESLKEVRERLRRTGSPVEDPSKDSEETDDGIVTEDFTKADNDEKMEDVPASRVKSYVYGMETQTKSGREVRKPPQGTGSLESRTSNRSSSSGGSRTEEWYNRRKSYGFEQVHGGQAPEQPSLAKLREKNRVESSTDSGICRSTEAVGLLPWHRASPTKLKSDDAAANNWREPHKVSRINNLNSVLVHDEKSFEGRRTVVTLGVETANKDNALFISEPLLEKPSSEGTVGMKKSAEGSKGVQILIDNLMARENRRLSNPVTITIPITSEDTSKEKGIVDNKRQYFQQLSGSAVARNWKRTPVTLNGHDGSLSTKQWKDGEALQPTECELKRHSIAVDESKYVRGTYTDYNTENGYSSGIEQSGVKSSLTSTSSPDFAKRHGNLSFASSWSRDPIGPGIHVSFTNNTAENKTTAEEEDDSDQMLMGKKTKRVEFCKTEVHFAAEPGRFNIVETNEKPPPTNMFRRRRRSNPVPEQPKSGLPEVRFGDSPYEKSLLASADVTETVSAPDAPRNSNSRRETFEETGEKEDSVFTESNATIFPPEELGFSDQTNENQDNLMSADSQPKGILKNNRKPRPFHLGEETDLLTNEESSSKWSTPLRSVQVKEEESRVPWRSNVMLRQSADNVETRETELQKLLKSLRPASQRRSFEDSQERKSASEVKISVADRVRQVESKGYSTKVNFGVGEATVVEHPPEDGDRSKPSWLYKEEPEGQDSREDKGLVIRIGKDSRERQTNRGRSGIKPNLPKTRAEECPRKTSTTITIDLTPSPVSEEKPGALFGSSKVRTKLKCAADSGKPEVLQSPSLIMKTIGKPFTQVQKLSKQFEEKSTKSSRSVSLRTMSDEGESVAAEEGPMAVPSQLAALRELYGQSDDSEQADEEVRSILSGGGDEQPDKDEDDEASVLSGSWSRVRGIRNVRHHFRTFSGACAGQDAAPNVHRQHQVSVATAVLPSYADSDRLRSVETLVSTRSGRPKITSISLRYDSDHPTPQSDRRRSARPELSPPRGEAAQKPACRSQDAFMQTDFLAENQSSQQKNEKFHSSSSVFRENVYMGHPKTIKLSSVKKFPSPQPPKSYLTTEEKRSSLLRDEKNFQHVFHPSRKELSSPSNRKYENVPLPSSKVNKYDDSDHDYEEIMPLPISQTPVSVPNNAETRSSVLSTACDRKVAVTKTTASCHRISPSKEAPDVVKPSRSSSATRGSTTPVHHSGHERKRSPSPRSSSVQRGEERKAYWAREERAARHRSTSRGRQEAPRTAEQRLEDDMLASESRVHQSAEACRRISAGKDADSAILEELTRAADQILQAVNGYTDEESRRASSDEDGDARHRKGRKADQVRRPAATLGTISEGQATRRRAEARPRPGPTRVRTSRLGPTSSTSSVESFTKETRKTSMVQARLLSKKEKSGSLERPGRTARLLQRATSREQLLSHGSSSEDIAPGDVARRPRAPRRSRPTPSSAGDKKESLTQTSAKARREPTETSRTRDKSSTAARSTAAATKRSADANISSRAVSSRDHGARLREEVPRRSRTSTHAGVLSTRRGTERPARGAERSCGVAEKKKTASESPGSSRQQSRALKY, from the exons GTGGTGGACTGCCGCGCCAGGAACGCGGCGGACGGCAGCCTCCAGCAGCGACACAAGAAGCAGCTGGAAGTGTTCCAGGCGCAGGGTCCAGGCGGCAGCCTCCAGGTGATCCGCACGCAGAGCGTCACATCCACCAGCTCGGGCAAGGCGTCGCCCTGGCTCAGCCCGGCCTTCGACAACCTGCAG CTCACTCTAAACCCTTTAGACCTGAGCTCCCAGAAGACGAAGGCGAGCGTGGGCCGCAGCGGCTCCATAGGCGGCCGGCGACCGCCGTCCAGGCCGCGCAGCCTGGTGGACCGCGCCATCGACGAGGAGACGGGCGCCCGCCTGTCGGAGGTGTCCCGGCTCTGCCAGCAGATCCACGAGGACAGCGGCTCCTTCAGGAGGTCCGTGTCTGAGCGGCGGTCCTATAGGAGCTCCGGCTCGACCGGCTCCTTCAACGGCCACGAGGCCGTCGGCAGGAAGAAGAGCTCGTCCACCGAGGACCTCCCGGAGGAGGTGGACGAGTGGCGGAGGTCGTCCAAGGTCAGGAGGTCCTTGCAGCTGTCGCCGAGGTCCTCCGTCGCCGCGGAGGACCTTCCCCCCAAGGGCAGCGTGCAGAAGCTCAAGCAGGAACTGGAAGGCAGGCGGAGACTCGACATAAAGAGTCTGCGAGGCCACGAGGCTTTTGAGAACGTGCTCAAAAGGGGCGAAGACATCATAAACAGCGAGGCGCTGGGCTTCCGCGTCGTCGGCGAGAAGCACGAAGACGCCGCGCCGAAGAAAAACAAGCGAAATTCGTTTGTGACAGTTGAGTCGTTGAAAGAAGTGCGAGAGAGACTGCGTCGCACTGGATCTCCTGTCGAGGACCCAAGCAAAGATTCGGAAGAAACTGACGACGGTATTGTGACGGAGGATTTCACCAAGGCAGACAACGACGAGAAAATGGAGGACGTGCCGGCATCTCGTGTTAAATCATACGTGTACGGCATGGAGACACAGACTAAAAGTGGCCGGGAGGTGCGTAAACCACCACAAGGGACCGGTAGTTTAGAATCGAGGACGTCAAACAGATCCAGCAGCAGTGGAGGAAGCAGAACTGAAGAATGGTACAACAGGAGAAAATCGTACGGTTTCGAGCAAGTGCACGGCGGACAGGCGCCCGAGCAGCCCAGCCTCGCGAAGCTCAGGGAGAAGAACAGAGTGGAGTCTTCAACTGACAGCGGCATATGCAGGTCGACTGAAGCTGTTGGTCTTCTGCCGTGGCATCGAGCTTCTCcgaccaaactaaaaagtgatGATGCAGCTGCAAATAACTGGCGTGAGCCTCATAAAGTAAGTCGCATTAACAATTTAAATAGCGTTCTTGTTCATGACGAAAAGAGTTTCGAAGGACGAAGGACAGTTGTAACTTTAGGGGTAGAGACAGCCAATAAAGATAACGCTCTTTTTATTTCCGAACCTTTGTTGGAGAAGCCGAGCAGCGAGGGCACTGTCGGGATGAAGAAGTCAGCTGAAGGTTCTAAAGGTGTGCAGATACTCATTGACAACCTCATGGCTAGAGAAAATCGGCGTTTGTCAAATCCTGTTACTATAACAATCCCGATAACCTCAGAGGACACCTCTAAGGAAAAGGGAATTGTGGATAATAAAAGGCAATATTTCCAACAGCTGTCCGGCAGTGCTGTTGCCAGGAACTGGAAAAGAACTCCCGTCACATTGAATGGACATGATGGCAGTCTTAGTACTAAGCAGTGGAAAGATGGTGAAGCATTACAACCCACAGAATGTGAGCTGAAAAGGCACTCAATAGCTGTCGATGAGTCCAAGTATGTGAGAGGTACCTACACTGATTACAACACTGAAAATGGCTACAGTAGTGGAATAGAACAGTCTGGTGTGAAATCATCTTTAACGTCTACATCGTCACCTGATTTTGCAAAGCGGCATGGAAACTTGAGCTTTGCATCGTCTTGGTCGAGGGATCCAATTGGTCCAGGCATCCATGTGTCCTTCACGAACAACACCGCAGAGAATAAAACGACTGCCGAGGAGGAGGATGACAGTGACCAGATGTTGATGGGGAAGAAAACGAAACGAGTCGAGTTCTGCAAGACGGAAGTTCATTTCGCAGCAGAGCCCGGTCGTTTTAACATCGTCGAAACCAATGAAAAGCCTCCGCCTACAAACATGTTCCGCAGGAGGCGTAGGAGCAATCCTGTTCCCGAACAGCCAAAGAGTGGACTGCCAGAGGTGAGATTTGGCGATTCTCCATACGAAAAGTCCCTCCTTGCAAGTGCAGATGTCACAGAAACAGTATCAGCGCCAGATGCTCCGAGGAATTCTAACAGTCGCAGAGAGACATTTGAAGAAACTGGAGAAAAGGAAGATAGTGTTTTCACTGAATCAAACGCCACTATATTTCCTCCTGAGGAATTAGGGTTTTCTGACCAAACTAACGAAAATCAGGATAATTTGATGTCAGCCGACAGCCAGCCAAAAGGAATActgaaaaacaataggaagcccCGACCATTCCATTTAGGTGAGGAAACTGATCTACTCACAAATGAAGAAAGCAGCAGCAAGTGGAGTACGCCTTTGAGATCTGTCCAGGTCAAGGAGGAAGAATCTCGGGTTCCATGGAGATCCAACGTGATGCTGAGGCAGTCTGCAGACAATGTGGAGACCAGAGAAACTGAACTACAGAAGTTACTGAAATCTCTGAGGCCTGCGAGTCAACGACGAAGTTTCGAAGATTCTCAGGAGAGGAAGAGTGCCTCTGAAGTGAAGATATCCGTAGCCGACCGTGTACGACAAGTGGAGAGCAAAGGATACTCAACCAAGGTCAACTTTGGAGTTGGTGAGGCGACAGTTGTCGAGCATCCTCCAGAAGATGGAGACCGGTCCAAACCATCCTGGCTTTACAAGGAAGAACCTGAAGGACAAG ATTCACGCGAAGACAAAGGACTTGTCATTCGAATCGGTAAGGACAGTAGAGAGAGACAGACGAACCGAGGGAGGTCGGGCATAAAGCCGAACCTTCCCAAAACTAGAGCCGAGGAATGCCCGAGAAAGACTTCGACGACCATCACAATCGACCTGACTCCTTCGCCGGTGTCTGAAGAGAAACCCGGTGCCCTGTTCGGAAGTTCGAAAGTCAGGACCAAACTCAAGTGCGCCGCGGACTCGGGGAAGCCGGAAGTGTTGCAATCGCCTTCGCTCATAATGAAGACGATCGGCAAACCGTTCACCCAAGTTCAGAAGTTGTcgaagcagttcgaggagaagtcCACCAAGAGCAGCCGCTCGGTGAGCCTGAGGACCATGTCGGACGAGGGGGAGTCCGTCGCCGCGGAGGAGGGCCCGATGGCGGTGCCGAGCCAGTTGGCGGCCCTGCGCGAGCTCTACGGCCAGAGCGACGACAGCGAGCAGGCGGACGAAGAGGTGCGCTCCATCCTGAGCGGCGGGGGAGATGAGCAACCGGACAAGGACGAAGACGACGAGGCCAGTGTTCTGTCGGGCAGCTGGAGTCGCGTGCGAGGCATCCGCAACGTGCGGCACCATTTCAGGACGTTCAGTGGGGCGTGCGCAGGACAAG ATGCGGCCCCAAACGTACATCGTCAGCACCAAGTATCCGTCGCAActgcggtgctgccatcttacgCGGACTCTGACAGGCTGAGATCAGTCGAGACTTTGGTGAGCACGAGGTCTGGGAGGCCGAAGATCACATCCATATCCCTGAGGTATGACAGCGACCATCCGACGCCACAGTCGGACCGACGTCGCTCCGCCAGACCGGAGTTGTCGCCCCCGCGCGGTGAGGCGGCGCAGAAACCAGCCTGTCGAAGCCAGGATGCCTTCATGCAAACTGATTTCCTGGCCGAAAATCAATCATCAcagcaaaaaaatgaaaaatttcacAGTTCTAGTTCGGTATTTAGAGAGAATGTGTACATGGGCCACCCGAAAACTATCAAACTATCATCTGTTAAAAAATTTCCATCCCCCCAACCTCCTAAAAGCTATCTCACTACTGAAGAAAAGAGAAGTTCTCTACTTCGTGATGAAAAGAACTTCCAACATGTATTTCACCCATCAAGAAAAGAATTGTCATCCCCATCCAACAGAAAGTATGAAAATGTGCCACTCCCATCTTCCAAGGTAAATAAATACGATGATAGTGACCATGACTACGAGGAAATCATGCCACTTCCCATCTCACAGACGCCAGTGAGTGTGCCAAATAATGCTGAAACTCGTTCATCTGTCTTGTCAACCGCATGCGACAGAAAGGTAGCCGTGACGAAAACTACCGCAAGTTGTCACAGGATTTCTCCGAGCAAGGAAGCCCCTGATGTCGTGAAGCCTTCTCGCAGCTCTTCCGCGACACGAGGATCGACCACGCCTGTCCACCACAGCGGCCACGAGAGGAAGCGCTCTCCGTCGCCGCGAAGCTCGAGCGTGCAGAGGGGTGAGGAGAGGAAGGCCTACTGGGCACGGGAGGAGCGCGCGGCGAGGCACCGGTCCACCTCCCGGGGCCGGCAGGAGGCCCCGAGGACAGCCGAGCAGAGGCTGGAGGACGACATGCTGGCGTCGGAGTCGCGGGTGCACCAGAGCGCGGAGGCCTGCCGGCGGATATCGGCCGGCAAGGACGcggactccgccatcttggaggagCTGACGCGCGCGGCCGACCAGATCCTGCAGGCCGTGAACGGCTACACGGACGAGGAGTCGCGGCGCGCCAGCAGCGACGAGGACGGCGACGCTCGGCACCGCAAGGGGAGGAAGGCGGACCAGGTGAGGCGACCGGCCGCCACGTTGGGGACCATCTCGGAGGGGCAGGCGACGCGGAGGAGGGCGGAGGCGAGACCCAGGCCCGGGCCGACTCGCGTCAGGACGTCGCGGCTGGGGCCGACCTCCTCCACCTCGTCGGTGGAGAGCTTCACGAAGGAGACCCGCAAGACATCGATGGTGCAGGCGCGGTTGCTGTCGAAGAAGGAGAAGTCCGGGAGCCTGGAGCGGCCTGGGCGGACAGCGAGGCTGCTCCAGAGGGCCACCAGCCGCGAGCAGCTGCTGAGCCACGGCAGTTCCTCTGAGGACATCGCCCCGGGAGACGTGGCCCGGAGACCCAGGGCCCCGAGGAGGAGTCGGCCCACACCCTCCTCCGCCGGTGACAAGAAGGAGAGTCTGACGCAGACGAGTGCCAAGGCCAGGAGGGAGCCCACAGAGACATCGAGGACCAGAGACAA
- the LOC134530123 gene encoding uncharacterized protein LOC134530123 isoform X4, translated as MATVPALSSPFQQRDVAEWSRLDRLTGVLERARRETDHWKASRGGHTGNYNKQVVDCRARNAADGSLQQRHKKQLEVFQAQGPGGSLQVIRTQSVTSTSSGKASPWLSPAFDNLQLTLNPLDLSSQKTKASVGRSGSIGGRRPPSRPRSLVDRAIDEETGARLSEVSRLCQQIHEDSGSFRRSVSERRSYRSSGSTGSFNGHEAVGRKKSSSTEDLPEEVDEWRRSSKVRRSLQLSPRSSVAAEDLPPKGSVQKLKQELEGRRRLDIKSLRGHEAFENVLKRGEDIINSEALGFRVVGEKHEDAAPKKNKRNSFVTVESLKEVRERLRRTGSPVEDPSKDSEETDDGIVTEDFTKADNDEKMEDVPASRVKSYVYGMETQTKSGREVRKPPQGTGSLESRTSNRSSSSGGSRTEEWYNRRKSYGFEQVHGGQAPEQPSLAKLREKNRVESSTDSGICRSTEAVGLLPWHRASPTKLKSDDAAANNWREPHKVSRINNLNSVLVHDEKSFEGRRTVVTLGVETANKDNALFISEPLLEKPSSEGTVGMKKSAEGSKGVQILIDNLMARENRRLSNPVTITIPITSEDTSKEKGIVDNKRQYFQQLSGSAVARNWKRTPVTLNGHDGSLSTKQWKDGEALQPTECELKRHSIAVDESKYVRGTYTDYNTENGYSSGIEQSGVKSSLTSTSSPDFAKRHGNLSFASSWSRDPIGPGIHVSFTNNTAENKTTAEEEDDSDQMLMGKKTKRVEFCKTEVHFAAEPGRFNIVETNEKPPPTNMFRRRRRSNPVPEQPKSGLPEVRFGDSPYEKSLLASADVTETVSAPDAPRNSNSRRETFEETGEKEDSVFTESNATIFPPEELGFSDQTNENQDNLMSADSQPKGILKNNRKPRPFHLGEETDLLTNEESSSKWSTPLRSVQVKEEESRVPWRSNVMLRQSADNVETRETELQKLLKSLRPASQRRSFEDSQERKSASEVKISVADRVRQVESKGYSTKVNFGVGEATVVEHPPEDGDRSKPSWLYKEEPEGQDAAPNVHRQHQVSVATAVLPSYADSDRLRSVETLVSTRSGRPKITSISLRYDSDHPTPQSDRRRSARPELSPPRGEAAQKPACRSQDAFMQTDFLAENQSSQQKNEKFHSSSSVFRENVYMGHPKTIKLSSVKKFPSPQPPKSYLTTEEKRSSLLRDEKNFQHVFHPSRKELSSPSNRKYENVPLPSSKVNKYDDSDHDYEEIMPLPISQTPVSVPNNAETRSSVLSTACDRKVAVTKTTASCHRISPSKEAPDVVKPSRSSSATRGSTTPVHHSGHERKRSPSPRSSSVQRGEERKAYWAREERAARHRSTSRGRQEAPRTAEQRLEDDMLASESRVHQSAEACRRISAGKDADSAILEELTRAADQILQAVNGYTDEESRRASSDEDGDARHRKGRKADQVRRPAATLGTISEGQATRRRAEARPRPGPTRVRTSRLGPTSSTSSVESFTKETRKTSMVQARLLSKKEKSGSLERPGRTARLLQRATSREQLLSHGSSSEDIAPGDVARRPRAPRRSRPTPSSAGDKKESLTQTSAKARREPTETSRTRDKSSTAARSTAAATKRSADANISSRAVSSRDHGARLREEVPRRSRTSTHAGVLSTRRGTERPARGAERSCGVAEKKKTASESPGSSRQQSRALKY; from the exons CAGGTGGTGGACTGCCGCGCCAGGAACGCGGCGGACGGCAGCCTCCAGCAGCGACACAAGAAGCAGCTGGAAGTGTTCCAGGCGCAGGGTCCAGGCGGCAGCCTCCAGGTGATCCGCACGCAGAGCGTCACATCCACCAGCTCGGGCAAGGCGTCGCCCTGGCTCAGCCCGGCCTTCGACAACCTGCAG CTCACTCTAAACCCTTTAGACCTGAGCTCCCAGAAGACGAAGGCGAGCGTGGGCCGCAGCGGCTCCATAGGCGGCCGGCGACCGCCGTCCAGGCCGCGCAGCCTGGTGGACCGCGCCATCGACGAGGAGACGGGCGCCCGCCTGTCGGAGGTGTCCCGGCTCTGCCAGCAGATCCACGAGGACAGCGGCTCCTTCAGGAGGTCCGTGTCTGAGCGGCGGTCCTATAGGAGCTCCGGCTCGACCGGCTCCTTCAACGGCCACGAGGCCGTCGGCAGGAAGAAGAGCTCGTCCACCGAGGACCTCCCGGAGGAGGTGGACGAGTGGCGGAGGTCGTCCAAGGTCAGGAGGTCCTTGCAGCTGTCGCCGAGGTCCTCCGTCGCCGCGGAGGACCTTCCCCCCAAGGGCAGCGTGCAGAAGCTCAAGCAGGAACTGGAAGGCAGGCGGAGACTCGACATAAAGAGTCTGCGAGGCCACGAGGCTTTTGAGAACGTGCTCAAAAGGGGCGAAGACATCATAAACAGCGAGGCGCTGGGCTTCCGCGTCGTCGGCGAGAAGCACGAAGACGCCGCGCCGAAGAAAAACAAGCGAAATTCGTTTGTGACAGTTGAGTCGTTGAAAGAAGTGCGAGAGAGACTGCGTCGCACTGGATCTCCTGTCGAGGACCCAAGCAAAGATTCGGAAGAAACTGACGACGGTATTGTGACGGAGGATTTCACCAAGGCAGACAACGACGAGAAAATGGAGGACGTGCCGGCATCTCGTGTTAAATCATACGTGTACGGCATGGAGACACAGACTAAAAGTGGCCGGGAGGTGCGTAAACCACCACAAGGGACCGGTAGTTTAGAATCGAGGACGTCAAACAGATCCAGCAGCAGTGGAGGAAGCAGAACTGAAGAATGGTACAACAGGAGAAAATCGTACGGTTTCGAGCAAGTGCACGGCGGACAGGCGCCCGAGCAGCCCAGCCTCGCGAAGCTCAGGGAGAAGAACAGAGTGGAGTCTTCAACTGACAGCGGCATATGCAGGTCGACTGAAGCTGTTGGTCTTCTGCCGTGGCATCGAGCTTCTCcgaccaaactaaaaagtgatGATGCAGCTGCAAATAACTGGCGTGAGCCTCATAAAGTAAGTCGCATTAACAATTTAAATAGCGTTCTTGTTCATGACGAAAAGAGTTTCGAAGGACGAAGGACAGTTGTAACTTTAGGGGTAGAGACAGCCAATAAAGATAACGCTCTTTTTATTTCCGAACCTTTGTTGGAGAAGCCGAGCAGCGAGGGCACTGTCGGGATGAAGAAGTCAGCTGAAGGTTCTAAAGGTGTGCAGATACTCATTGACAACCTCATGGCTAGAGAAAATCGGCGTTTGTCAAATCCTGTTACTATAACAATCCCGATAACCTCAGAGGACACCTCTAAGGAAAAGGGAATTGTGGATAATAAAAGGCAATATTTCCAACAGCTGTCCGGCAGTGCTGTTGCCAGGAACTGGAAAAGAACTCCCGTCACATTGAATGGACATGATGGCAGTCTTAGTACTAAGCAGTGGAAAGATGGTGAAGCATTACAACCCACAGAATGTGAGCTGAAAAGGCACTCAATAGCTGTCGATGAGTCCAAGTATGTGAGAGGTACCTACACTGATTACAACACTGAAAATGGCTACAGTAGTGGAATAGAACAGTCTGGTGTGAAATCATCTTTAACGTCTACATCGTCACCTGATTTTGCAAAGCGGCATGGAAACTTGAGCTTTGCATCGTCTTGGTCGAGGGATCCAATTGGTCCAGGCATCCATGTGTCCTTCACGAACAACACCGCAGAGAATAAAACGACTGCCGAGGAGGAGGATGACAGTGACCAGATGTTGATGGGGAAGAAAACGAAACGAGTCGAGTTCTGCAAGACGGAAGTTCATTTCGCAGCAGAGCCCGGTCGTTTTAACATCGTCGAAACCAATGAAAAGCCTCCGCCTACAAACATGTTCCGCAGGAGGCGTAGGAGCAATCCTGTTCCCGAACAGCCAAAGAGTGGACTGCCAGAGGTGAGATTTGGCGATTCTCCATACGAAAAGTCCCTCCTTGCAAGTGCAGATGTCACAGAAACAGTATCAGCGCCAGATGCTCCGAGGAATTCTAACAGTCGCAGAGAGACATTTGAAGAAACTGGAGAAAAGGAAGATAGTGTTTTCACTGAATCAAACGCCACTATATTTCCTCCTGAGGAATTAGGGTTTTCTGACCAAACTAACGAAAATCAGGATAATTTGATGTCAGCCGACAGCCAGCCAAAAGGAATActgaaaaacaataggaagcccCGACCATTCCATTTAGGTGAGGAAACTGATCTACTCACAAATGAAGAAAGCAGCAGCAAGTGGAGTACGCCTTTGAGATCTGTCCAGGTCAAGGAGGAAGAATCTCGGGTTCCATGGAGATCCAACGTGATGCTGAGGCAGTCTGCAGACAATGTGGAGACCAGAGAAACTGAACTACAGAAGTTACTGAAATCTCTGAGGCCTGCGAGTCAACGACGAAGTTTCGAAGATTCTCAGGAGAGGAAGAGTGCCTCTGAAGTGAAGATATCCGTAGCCGACCGTGTACGACAAGTGGAGAGCAAAGGATACTCAACCAAGGTCAACTTTGGAGTTGGTGAGGCGACAGTTGTCGAGCATCCTCCAGAAGATGGAGACCGGTCCAAACCATCCTGGCTTTACAAGGAAGAACCTGAAGGACAAG ATGCGGCCCCAAACGTACATCGTCAGCACCAAGTATCCGTCGCAActgcggtgctgccatcttacgCGGACTCTGACAGGCTGAGATCAGTCGAGACTTTGGTGAGCACGAGGTCTGGGAGGCCGAAGATCACATCCATATCCCTGAGGTATGACAGCGACCATCCGACGCCACAGTCGGACCGACGTCGCTCCGCCAGACCGGAGTTGTCGCCCCCGCGCGGTGAGGCGGCGCAGAAACCAGCCTGTCGAAGCCAGGATGCCTTCATGCAAACTGATTTCCTGGCCGAAAATCAATCATCAcagcaaaaaaatgaaaaatttcacAGTTCTAGTTCGGTATTTAGAGAGAATGTGTACATGGGCCACCCGAAAACTATCAAACTATCATCTGTTAAAAAATTTCCATCCCCCCAACCTCCTAAAAGCTATCTCACTACTGAAGAAAAGAGAAGTTCTCTACTTCGTGATGAAAAGAACTTCCAACATGTATTTCACCCATCAAGAAAAGAATTGTCATCCCCATCCAACAGAAAGTATGAAAATGTGCCACTCCCATCTTCCAAGGTAAATAAATACGATGATAGTGACCATGACTACGAGGAAATCATGCCACTTCCCATCTCACAGACGCCAGTGAGTGTGCCAAATAATGCTGAAACTCGTTCATCTGTCTTGTCAACCGCATGCGACAGAAAGGTAGCCGTGACGAAAACTACCGCAAGTTGTCACAGGATTTCTCCGAGCAAGGAAGCCCCTGATGTCGTGAAGCCTTCTCGCAGCTCTTCCGCGACACGAGGATCGACCACGCCTGTCCACCACAGCGGCCACGAGAGGAAGCGCTCTCCGTCGCCGCGAAGCTCGAGCGTGCAGAGGGGTGAGGAGAGGAAGGCCTACTGGGCACGGGAGGAGCGCGCGGCGAGGCACCGGTCCACCTCCCGGGGCCGGCAGGAGGCCCCGAGGACAGCCGAGCAGAGGCTGGAGGACGACATGCTGGCGTCGGAGTCGCGGGTGCACCAGAGCGCGGAGGCCTGCCGGCGGATATCGGCCGGCAAGGACGcggactccgccatcttggaggagCTGACGCGCGCGGCCGACCAGATCCTGCAGGCCGTGAACGGCTACACGGACGAGGAGTCGCGGCGCGCCAGCAGCGACGAGGACGGCGACGCTCGGCACCGCAAGGGGAGGAAGGCGGACCAGGTGAGGCGACCGGCCGCCACGTTGGGGACCATCTCGGAGGGGCAGGCGACGCGGAGGAGGGCGGAGGCGAGACCCAGGCCCGGGCCGACTCGCGTCAGGACGTCGCGGCTGGGGCCGACCTCCTCCACCTCGTCGGTGGAGAGCTTCACGAAGGAGACCCGCAAGACATCGATGGTGCAGGCGCGGTTGCTGTCGAAGAAGGAGAAGTCCGGGAGCCTGGAGCGGCCTGGGCGGACAGCGAGGCTGCTCCAGAGGGCCACCAGCCGCGAGCAGCTGCTGAGCCACGGCAGTTCCTCTGAGGACATCGCCCCGGGAGACGTGGCCCGGAGACCCAGGGCCCCGAGGAGGAGTCGGCCCACACCCTCCTCCGCCGGTGACAAGAAGGAGAGTCTGACGCAGACGAGTGCCAAGGCCAGGAGGGAGCCCACAGAGACATCGAGGACCAGAGACAA